The Thermodesulfobacteriota bacterium genome includes the window CTCTCAAGTGAGATGTTCTCCACCAACAACCCTAGTCCGTGAATCGACTTCACAGGATGATGACCGGTCGAACCCTTTGCTTCGGACAGGCGGCCTCACGCGGGGCAACCGGGAGGGCCGTGGCTACAGGATGGCGTCAGGGAATGGACGGCGGTCGGACCACGATCTCTTCGCCGGTGAGGGCCTCGCGCAGGAACACCGCGACAGCCCTCTTCTCGACCGCGGACAGGAACAGGGGCACAAGCTTGCGGTTGCCGGGCCCGCCGCCCTGGTCGAAGAAGGTGATCACCTCCTCCAGGGTGGCGAAGCTGCCGTTATGCATGTAGGGGCCGGTGCGGGCGATCTCCCGCAGGGTCGGGGTGCGGAAGGCCCGCCAATCCTCGTCGTTCCTGCTCACCAGGTAGCGGCCCGGATCTTCGGTGAGATCCCGGTAGCCCTCGTAGCGGCTGACCTTGGCCACGAAGCGGCGGGTGGCCGCCACCCGAGCATCCTGAATCGGGTTCTCCGGCACATGCAGGGCATGGAAGCGGTCATCGGCCAGGGTCGGACCGAAATGGCAGTCCGTGCAGCGCCCCTTGCCGGTGAACACCGCCAAGCCGCTCTGGGCCTCCCGGGAAAGGGCCTCCTGGTCGCCGGCCAGGAACCGATCGATCGGCGCTCCCCGGGAGACCAGGGTGCGCTGGAACGCGGCCAGGGCCAGCCCCACCCGGTCCCGGGAGGTGTCCTCGGAGC containing:
- a CDS encoding cytochrome c peroxidase codes for the protein MPPPDPWRPGSRAPRRWLWLLVLGLGLAGPVVAAGGPLLPLGEAPPSRLNPLTPAKIALGTMLFFDRRLSGDGTMSCASCHIPELAFADGQAISLSYPTTANWRNAPTLINIAFARFLFHDGRSASLEDQALFPIMSSFEMNQNLDFLEEELRSVPEYRQAFAEVFGSEDTSRDRVGLALAAFQRTLVSRGAPIDRFLAGDQEALSREAQSGLAVFTGKGRCTDCHFGPTLADDRFHALHVPENPIQDARVAATRRFVAKVSRYEGYRDLTEDPGRYLVSRNDEDWRAFRTPTLREIARTGPYMHNGSFATLEEVITFFDQGGGPGNRKLVPLFLSAVEKRAVAVFLREALTGEEIVVRPPSIP